The following are from one region of the Lynx canadensis isolate LIC74 chromosome D4, mLynCan4.pri.v2, whole genome shotgun sequence genome:
- the ZFAND5 gene encoding AN1-type zinc finger protein 5 — translation MAQETNQTPGPMLCSTGCGFYGNPRTNGMCSVCYKEHLQRQQNSGRMSPMGTASGSNSPTSDSASVQRADTSLNNCEGAAGSTSEKSRNVPVAALPVTQQMTEMSISREDKITTPKTEVSEPVVTQPSPSVSQPSTSQSEEKAPELPKPKKNRCFMCRKKVGLTGFDCRCGNLFCGLHRYSDKHNCPYDYKAEAAAKIRKENPVVVAEKIQRI, via the exons ATGGCTCAGGAGACTAACCAGACCCCAGGGCCCATGCTGTGTAGTACAGGATGTGGCTTTTATGGGAATCCTAGGACAAATGGAATGTGTTCCGTTTGCTACAAAGAACATCTTCAGAGGCAGCAAAATAGTGGCAGAATGAGCCCAATGG gaacaGCTAGTGGTTCCAACAGTCCTACCTCAGATTCTGCATCTGTACAGAGAGCAGACACTAGTTTAAACAACTGTGAAGGTGCTGCTGGCAGCACATCTGAAAAATCAAG AAATGTGCCTGTGGCTGCCTTGCCTGTAACTCAGCAAATGACAGAAATGAGCATTTCAAGAGAGGACAAAATAACTACCCCGAAAACAGAGGTGTCAGAGCCAG TTGTCACTCAGCCCAGTCCATCCGTTTCTCAGCCTAGTACTTCTCAAAGTGAAGAAAAAGCTCCTGAGTTGCCCAAACCAAAGAAGAACAGATGTTTTATGTGCAGAAAGAAAGTTGGCCTTACAG GGTTTGACTGCCGATGTGGAAATTTGTTTTGTGGACTTCACCGTTACTCTGACAAGCACAACTGTCCATATGATTACAAAGCAGAAGCTGCagcaaaaatcagaaaagagaatcCAGTTGTTGTGGCTGAAAAAATCCAGAGAATATAA